The following proteins come from a genomic window of Flavobacteriaceae bacterium MAR_2010_188:
- a CDS encoding putative efflux protein, MATE family — MNEVLSFKNINRLAIPALIAGISEPVLSLTDTAIIGNIDINATESLAAVGIVGTFLSMLVWVFGQTRSAISSIVSQHLGADKLDQVKSLPAQAIFIITSMSVLVILGTYFIPESIFKLYNASGLILDYCVEYYQIRVFGLPFTLFTIGVFGAFRGLQNTFYPMIIAISGAILNIILDFIFVYGIDGYLDPMYISGAAYASVIAQIVMAIISGFYILSKTEIPLKVTFPFNKEINNFMLMIANLFVRTVALNVTLFFASSFATKYGKEYIAAYTIAINIWFLGAFLIDGYASAGNILSGKLFGKKDYRSLISLSNILIKYSIGVGLLLALLGTLFYNFIGSIFTDEPAVLKQFYEVFWIILAMQPFCALAFLFDGIFKGLGRMKLLRNLLLFATFVVFVPFLFLFDSLNLQLYGIFLAITIWIIARGIPLIVIFRRLFLPLAQKQ, encoded by the coding sequence TTGAACGAAGTTCTATCCTTCAAAAATATAAATCGTTTAGCTATCCCTGCACTCATAGCGGGCATTTCGGAACCTGTTCTCTCACTTACCGATACCGCAATAATCGGAAATATTGACATTAATGCGACCGAATCCTTAGCAGCAGTTGGCATTGTGGGGACCTTTTTATCCATGCTTGTTTGGGTCTTTGGGCAGACAAGAAGCGCAATCTCATCAATCGTTTCCCAACATCTCGGTGCAGACAAATTAGATCAGGTTAAATCTCTTCCCGCACAAGCGATTTTCATTATAACCTCAATGAGCGTCCTCGTGATTTTGGGAACTTATTTTATTCCTGAATCTATCTTTAAACTCTACAACGCATCCGGACTCATCCTCGATTACTGTGTAGAATATTATCAGATTAGGGTGTTTGGTCTCCCTTTTACGCTTTTTACGATTGGAGTATTTGGCGCCTTCCGCGGTTTACAGAATACCTTCTACCCAATGATTATCGCAATCTCGGGAGCGATCCTAAACATCATTTTAGATTTTATCTTTGTTTACGGAATAGATGGCTACCTAGACCCGATGTATATCAGCGGTGCCGCCTATGCCAGCGTTATTGCGCAAATTGTAATGGCAATCATATCTGGCTTCTATATCTTGTCAAAGACAGAAATTCCGCTAAAAGTCACCTTTCCATTTAATAAGGAAATCAACAATTTTATGTTGATGATTGCCAACCTTTTTGTGAGAACGGTAGCGTTAAATGTCACGTTATTTTTTGCGAGTTCCTTTGCAACCAAATATGGTAAGGAATATATTGCGGCCTATACCATCGCCATCAACATTTGGTTTCTCGGTGCGTTCTTGATTGACGGCTACGCCAGTGCCGGCAACATTTTATCCGGTAAATTGTTCGGCAAAAAAGATTATCGTTCCCTTATTTCTTTAAGCAACATCCTGATAAAATATAGTATTGGGGTCGGTCTTTTGCTAGCGCTTTTAGGAACACTCTTTTATAATTTCATCGGAAGTATTTTCACCGATGAACCGGCCGTTTTAAAGCAATTCTACGAAGTGTTTTGGATTATTCTTGCCATGCAGCCTTTTTGCGCGTTGGCGTTCTTATTCGATGGTATTTTTAAAGGTCTCGGTAGGATGAAACTGCTCAGGAATCTATTGTTATTTGCCACCTTCGTAGTTTTTGTGCCTTTTCTTTTTTTATTCGACAGCTTAAATCTTCAACTGTATGGAATATTCTTGGCCATAACCATATGGATTATCGCAAGAGGAATTCCGCTAATAGTAATATTCAGGCGACTTTTTTTACCGTTGGCGCAAAAGCAGTAA
- a CDS encoding 6-pyruvoyltetrahydropterin/6-carboxytetrahydropterin synthase, translating to MSKIRITKQFSFETGHALYGYDGKCKNVHGHSYKLSVTVVGTPIADNTNVKYGMVIDFGDLKKIVKEEIVDVFDHATVFNKNTPHVELAHELETRGHSVLLVDYQPTSEMMVIDFVEKISTRLPGNIQLHSLKLQETETSFAEWFAIEN from the coding sequence ATGAGCAAAATAAGAATTACCAAACAATTTTCATTCGAAACTGGGCATGCACTATACGGTTATGATGGAAAATGCAAGAACGTTCACGGCCATAGCTACAAATTGTCCGTAACTGTTGTAGGCACTCCAATTGCCGACAATACAAACGTAAAGTACGGGATGGTTATCGATTTTGGAGATCTAAAAAAAATCGTAAAAGAAGAAATTGTTGATGTTTTTGATCACGCAACGGTTTTCAATAAAAACACCCCTCATGTCGAACTTGCTCATGAACTCGAAACACGTGGTCATAGCGTGCTGTTAGTAGATTACCAACCCACTTCAGAAATGATGGTCATAGATTTTGTTGAAAAGATAAGTACGCGTCTTCCTGGGAATATTCAACTTCATTCATTAAAACTTCAAGAAACTGAAACTTCGTTTGCCGAGTGGTTCGCCATTGAAAATTAA
- a CDS encoding UDP-2,3-diacylglucosamine hydrolase: protein MQIPEGKKVYFASDNHLGLPNRKESLNREKKFVSWLDTIKKDAAAIFLLGDLFDFWFEYKEVIPKGFTRTLGKLAEITDSGIPIYYFVGNHDLWMHGYFEEELNIKVYHRPMEFTFNNKSFLVGHGDGLGPGDKGYKRMKRVFTNPFSKFLFRWLHPDIGVRLAQHFSIKNKMISGDDDVEFLGEDNEWLVLYCKQKLQEKHRDYFLFGHRHLPLEIKLNDSSTYINLGDWIKYYTYAEFDGSQLRLKEF from the coding sequence ATGCAAATTCCTGAAGGCAAAAAGGTCTATTTCGCTTCCGATAATCATTTGGGGCTACCCAATAGAAAGGAATCTCTTAACAGAGAAAAGAAATTTGTCTCTTGGCTAGATACCATTAAAAAAGATGCTGCTGCCATATTTCTTCTGGGCGATCTCTTCGACTTTTGGTTTGAATATAAAGAAGTGATCCCTAAAGGTTTCACCCGCACCTTGGGCAAATTGGCAGAAATCACCGATTCTGGTATTCCTATATATTACTTTGTTGGCAATCACGATCTTTGGATGCACGGATATTTTGAAGAAGAATTGAATATTAAAGTTTACCACCGACCAATGGAATTCACCTTCAATAATAAATCCTTTTTAGTAGGTCACGGGGATGGTTTAGGGCCTGGTGACAAGGGCTACAAACGGATGAAGCGTGTCTTTACCAACCCTTTTTCCAAATTTCTTTTTCGCTGGTTACACCCAGACATTGGCGTAAGGTTGGCCCAGCATTTTTCAATCAAGAATAAAATGATTTCTGGGGACGACGATGTAGAATTTCTAGGAGAAGATAATGAATGGCTGGTGCTTTACTGTAAACAAAAGCTTCAAGAGAAACATCGTGATTATTTTCTTTTTGGGCACAGACATTTGCCATTAGAAATTAAGTTGAATGATTCTTCAACCTACATAAATCTTGGTGATTGGATCAAATATTACACTTACGCAGAATTTGATGGTAGCCAGCTTCGTTTGAAAGAATTCTAG
- a CDS encoding Predicted arabinose efflux permease, MFS family — translation MAKNDPYAALRYREFNIFLLVRFVLVFAWSMQFIVIEWQVYSLTKDPLSLGIIGLMEIIPALSMALFAGHIVDQREKRNLLAYTISAFSIISLGLFLLTWPRIVAGWSEHVILYSIYALVFFGGFVRSFLGPTIFSLIALIVPKKSYPNAATWSSSTWQMASVLGPAFAGFAITWIGVHWALSVVFGLVMLALLILFQIKKKPIINPKIGEPVMESLKEGIKFVYRTKSVLGALTLDMIAVLFGGAVALLPIFAQDILKVGPEGFGVLRSAPAVGAFLTMLASAYLPISKNAGIKLLGAIFGFGVTIIIFGLSSIFWISVVALFFSGVTDGVSMVIRQTILQLKTPDHMRGRVASVNSMFVGSSNELGAFESGLTAKLMGTVTAVVFGGVMTLVTVVTTGALLPSFRKLDLTADIEEHEGN, via the coding sequence ATGGCGAAAAACGACCCCTACGCAGCACTACGCTATAGAGAATTCAATATATTTTTATTAGTACGTTTTGTCTTGGTCTTTGCCTGGTCTATGCAATTTATCGTAATAGAGTGGCAGGTTTATAGCTTAACTAAAGACCCACTGTCTCTCGGAATTATCGGGCTTATGGAAATTATTCCGGCTCTCTCCATGGCCCTCTTTGCCGGGCATATCGTAGATCAAAGAGAAAAACGTAATCTCCTTGCATACACCATTTCTGCATTTTCTATTATAAGCTTAGGTCTATTCTTACTGACCTGGCCAAGAATTGTAGCGGGTTGGTCAGAACACGTTATTCTATATAGTATTTACGCCTTAGTTTTTTTCGGTGGATTTGTCCGATCTTTTTTAGGGCCAACAATATTTTCCTTAATCGCATTGATCGTTCCTAAGAAAAGCTATCCAAACGCTGCAACTTGGAGCAGTTCTACTTGGCAGATGGCATCCGTGTTAGGCCCAGCATTCGCGGGTTTTGCGATAACTTGGATCGGGGTTCATTGGGCACTGAGCGTGGTTTTTGGGTTGGTTATGTTGGCCCTACTAATTCTATTTCAAATTAAGAAGAAACCAATAATTAATCCCAAAATTGGAGAACCAGTGATGGAAAGTCTTAAGGAAGGGATAAAATTTGTTTATAGGACTAAATCGGTATTAGGGGCTTTAACATTGGATATGATTGCAGTATTGTTTGGAGGAGCTGTTGCTCTTTTGCCGATATTTGCTCAAGATATATTGAAGGTGGGGCCCGAAGGTTTTGGAGTATTACGATCAGCGCCAGCGGTGGGGGCATTCTTGACCATGTTAGCATCAGCTTACTTACCGATCAGTAAAAACGCAGGGATTAAATTGTTGGGAGCTATCTTCGGATTTGGGGTAACAATTATCATTTTCGGTCTTTCATCGATATTCTGGATATCCGTAGTAGCGCTTTTCTTCAGCGGGGTAACCGATGGGGTCTCAATGGTGATCAGACAAACCATCCTTCAACTCAAAACACCAGACCATATGCGCGGTAGGGTTGCTTCGGTAAATTCGATGTTCGTTGGTTCTAGTAATGAGTTGGGCGCGTTTGAAAGTGGTCTTACTGCCAAACTTATGGGTACGGTAACTGCCGTAGTTTTTGGTGGGGTAATGACATTGGTAACCGTGGTTACTACTGGAGCTCTGTTGCCTTCCTTTAGAAAGCTAGATTTAACGGCGGATATTGAAGAACACGAAGGAAACTAG
- a CDS encoding exonuclease RecJ, with product MRWTVKPKPEASKVKSLQKDLKVDSIIAELLVQRGIETYDEAKNFFRPSLEHLHDSFLMKDMDLAVDRILKAIEAGENILVYGDYDVDGTTSVALVSSYLKTLTDTVATYIPDRYDEGYGVSYKGIDFAHDNDFSLIIALDCGIKAIDKVIYAKEKGIDFIICDHHRPGKEIPKAVAVLDPKRDDCEYPYKELCGCGVGFKLVQALASNYGQGIEDLTEYLDLVATAIGADIVPITGENRVLAYFGLQVINSNPRPGFKAILQQLKKTELSITDVVFIIAPRINAAGRMKHGNHAVTLLTEQDQNLAAEYALDIHQFNLGRREADQRITEEALTKILELKEEAKLTSVVYDENWHKGVIGIVASRLTETYYRPTLVFTKSGDRLAASARSVSGFDVYNAIEACSEHLEQFGGHKYAAGLTLKEEQYEAFKQAFEDQVSRTIDRNLLTPEIKVDSVLLLKDINPKFYRILKQFGPFGPGNMTPVFMSENLVDNGFGKCVGENDKHLKVRVQQNGSAPIGGIGFNLGDKCEVISDRKPFSAVYSLDENEWNNEISLQLRIRDII from the coding sequence ATGCGCTGGACCGTAAAACCAAAGCCAGAAGCTTCTAAAGTGAAATCACTTCAAAAAGATTTGAAGGTAGATTCTATTATAGCGGAACTGTTGGTCCAACGCGGAATTGAAACTTACGACGAAGCCAAAAACTTTTTTCGTCCCAGCTTAGAGCATTTGCATGATTCTTTTTTGATGAAAGACATGGATTTGGCAGTTGATAGAATCTTGAAAGCCATCGAAGCCGGAGAGAATATTTTGGTTTATGGCGATTACGATGTTGACGGAACCACCTCGGTTGCCTTGGTGTCTTCCTACTTAAAAACCCTTACCGATACTGTCGCAACCTATATCCCGGACCGCTATGACGAAGGTTACGGCGTTTCTTATAAAGGAATCGATTTCGCTCACGACAATGATTTTTCATTGATTATTGCACTAGACTGCGGCATTAAAGCAATCGACAAAGTAATCTATGCAAAAGAAAAAGGTATTGATTTTATAATTTGCGACCATCACCGTCCGGGTAAAGAAATCCCGAAAGCAGTTGCGGTTCTAGACCCAAAACGGGACGACTGTGAATATCCGTATAAAGAACTTTGTGGTTGTGGGGTTGGGTTTAAACTTGTGCAAGCTTTAGCATCAAATTACGGACAAGGTATTGAAGACCTTACAGAATATTTAGATTTGGTGGCGACCGCAATCGGTGCCGATATTGTTCCCATAACCGGAGAGAATCGGGTTCTGGCTTATTTTGGACTACAAGTTATAAACTCCAATCCCAGACCCGGATTTAAAGCGATTCTTCAGCAACTCAAGAAAACTGAGCTTTCTATTACAGATGTGGTATTTATCATTGCGCCTCGAATCAATGCGGCGGGTAGGATGAAACATGGAAACCATGCAGTAACACTGTTAACCGAACAAGACCAGAATCTAGCGGCTGAATATGCTCTAGACATCCATCAATTTAATTTAGGTAGAAGAGAAGCAGATCAGAGAATTACAGAAGAAGCGCTCACGAAAATATTGGAACTTAAAGAGGAAGCCAAACTTACTTCGGTCGTTTATGATGAAAACTGGCACAAAGGAGTCATCGGTATTGTAGCTTCAAGACTTACCGAAACCTATTATAGACCTACCTTAGTATTTACTAAAAGCGGTGATCGTTTAGCGGCGTCGGCAAGATCAGTCAGCGGATTTGATGTTTACAACGCCATCGAAGCTTGTAGTGAACATTTAGAACAATTCGGAGGTCACAAATACGCAGCGGGTCTTACTTTGAAGGAAGAACAATATGAAGCTTTTAAACAAGCGTTTGAAGATCAGGTTTCCCGAACAATCGACAGAAATTTGTTGACTCCAGAAATCAAGGTCGATTCGGTTCTTTTGCTTAAAGATATCAATCCAAAATTTTATAGGATCCTTAAGCAGTTCGGGCCTTTTGGTCCAGGAAATATGACGCCTGTGTTTATGAGTGAAAATCTTGTCGACAATGGTTTTGGAAAATGTGTGGGCGAAAATGACAAACATTTAAAAGTTAGGGTGCAACAAAATGGTTCTGCTCCAATTGGTGGAATTGGCTTTAATTTAGGAGATAAGTGTGAAGTTATTTCAGATAGAAAACCATTTAGCGCCGTTTATTCTTTAGATGAAAATGAATGGAACAATGAAATTTCGTTGCAACTGAGAATTAGGGATATCATTTAA
- a CDS encoding putative redox protein produces the protein MADKVITRWKGNTLFEADNPSGKTFLMDTSPKDGEFSAGLRPKALMLASLAGCSGLDVASILDKMRVKVSDFRIEVTGELTDEDPKYYHTVSVEYHFFGADLPQEKLQKAVDLSVEKYCGVMEMFRKFADVQTSIHYHE, from the coding sequence ATGGCTGATAAAGTTATAACACGGTGGAAAGGCAATACCCTTTTTGAAGCAGACAACCCTAGCGGTAAAACCTTCTTGATGGACACCAGTCCCAAAGATGGCGAGTTTAGCGCAGGTCTTAGACCAAAAGCTCTAATGTTAGCTTCTTTGGCGGGCTGTTCAGGTCTGGATGTGGCGTCTATTCTGGATAAAATGAGGGTAAAGGTTTCAGATTTTAGAATAGAGGTCACCGGCGAGCTTACCGATGAAGATCCAAAATATTATCATACCGTTTCGGTGGAATATCATTTCTTTGGAGCCGATTTGCCCCAAGAAAAACTTCAGAAAGCAGTTGATCTGTCAGTAGAAAAGTATTGTGGGGTTATGGAAATGTTCAGAAAGTTTGCCGATGTTCAAACTTCAATCCACTATCACGAATAA
- a CDS encoding uncharacterized peroxidase-related enzyme encodes MPLVTPLSAEHDQETKELAEFFNETLGFCPNSVLTMQRRPAISKAFINLNKAVMANEGKVTSALKRMIAWVSSNATGCRYCQAHAIRAAERYGAEQEQLDNIWEYRTHPSFSEAERVALDFSLAASQVPNQVDESINKRLHQYWDDGEIVEMLGVISLFGYLNRWNDSMGTPIESGAVESGEKYLGKHGWEKGKHL; translated from the coding sequence ATGCCATTAGTAACTCCACTTTCAGCCGAGCACGACCAAGAAACCAAGGAACTAGCGGAATTCTTTAACGAAACTCTTGGCTTTTGTCCCAACTCAGTTTTGACTATGCAAAGAAGACCTGCGATATCTAAAGCATTTATTAATTTGAATAAAGCCGTCATGGCAAATGAAGGCAAGGTTACATCGGCTTTAAAACGAATGATTGCTTGGGTAAGCAGCAATGCCACTGGTTGTCGCTATTGCCAAGCCCATGCCATTAGGGCGGCGGAGCGTTACGGGGCGGAGCAAGAACAGTTAGATAATATCTGGGAATATAGAACGCATCCTAGTTTTTCTGAAGCAGAAAGAGTGGCGCTTGACTTTAGTCTTGCTGCTAGCCAAGTTCCTAATCAGGTCGATGAATCGATTAATAAACGTCTTCACCAATATTGGGACGATGGAGAAATCGTAGAAATGTTGGGCGTAATTTCACTTTTTGGTTATCTAAACCGTTGGAATGACTCTATGGGAACCCCTATAGAGTCTGGGGCAGTAGAAAGTGGCGAAAAGTATTTAGGAAAACACGGCTGGGAGAAAGGGAAACACCTTTGA
- a CDS encoding thioredoxin, with product MKSNFSEIINGDKPVLIDFFATWCGPCKVLGPILEEVKEELGETAKIIKIDVDKNQELASKYQVRGVPTMILFKNGKQVWRQSGVLQKKEILEVIKGES from the coding sequence ATGAAAAGTAATTTTTCTGAAATCATAAACGGAGATAAACCTGTATTGATAGACTTTTTTGCCACTTGGTGCGGACCTTGTAAAGTGTTAGGTCCAATTCTTGAAGAGGTTAAGGAAGAGTTAGGCGAGACGGCCAAAATCATAAAAATAGATGTGGACAAAAACCAAGAACTTGCTAGTAAATATCAAGTCAGGGGAGTCCCAACCATGATTCTATTCAAAAACGGAAAACAAGTTTGGAGACAATCTGGAGTGCTTCAAAAGAAAGAAATTCTGGAGGTGATTAAGGGGGAAAGTTAG
- a CDS encoding Uracil-DNA glycosylase, translated as MKLLEEIRGCSFCSEYLPLGPNPIIRAAANSKIILISQAPGSIAHKSGIPWDDPGGNRLRDWLGVTKEEFYKEENFAIVPMGFCYPGKGKGGDLPPRPECSIIWHDKVFSQFKNVKLKILIGQYAQQSYLKDYFKKNLTETVLNFESFLPEYFPLPHPSPRNRFWMTKNPWFEDSILPTLKILVREILDSRPN; from the coding sequence TTGAAATTATTAGAAGAAATAAGAGGCTGTAGTTTCTGTAGCGAATATTTACCGCTTGGTCCAAACCCAATTATTAGAGCGGCTGCAAATTCAAAAATTATTCTTATAAGTCAAGCTCCTGGAAGTATCGCGCATAAATCAGGTATTCCTTGGGACGACCCGGGAGGCAATCGTCTAAGAGATTGGCTTGGCGTAACGAAAGAGGAATTTTATAAGGAAGAAAATTTTGCGATTGTCCCGATGGGATTTTGTTACCCAGGCAAAGGGAAAGGCGGCGATCTTCCTCCGAGACCAGAATGTTCGATTATCTGGCACGATAAAGTATTTAGCCAGTTTAAAAACGTGAAACTTAAGATATTGATCGGGCAATATGCTCAGCAGAGTTATCTAAAAGACTATTTCAAAAAAAATTTGACCGAAACAGTCCTGAACTTTGAAAGTTTTCTACCGGAATATTTTCCACTACCTCATCCGTCGCCTAGAAATAGATTTTGGATGACCAAGAATCCTTGGTTTGAAGATTCGATTTTACCTACCTTAAAAATTCTGGTTAGAGAAATCCTGGATTCGAGGCCCAATTAA